CCAATGGGGACGGCGATCCCATTAGGATCCCTTCAAGCCCTTGAGGAACTCCTCCTCATCGATTATGCGCCTCTCGTGGATCCCTTGGCCTATCTTCTCGTTCCCCCTAAAGGCCTCGACCCAAAAGGTAAGCCTCCTCCCATCGGCCGATAGCAGCGTTGCGCTCACCTCGATCTCGGCCCCAATGGGCGCGGCCCTCAGATGGTAAACATCGACCCTCACGCCAACGGTCGTTTGGCCCTTTGGGAGGGAATCCGCCAAGGCCTTGCAGGTCCTCTCCATGAACGCTATCAGGGAGGGCGTTGAGAGGACCTCTGCTCCGGAGCCCAGATGCGATGCCGAATGCTCCGGGCCCGCCTTGA
This region of Candidatus Bathyarchaeia archaeon genomic DNA includes:
- a CDS encoding thioesterase family protein, with translation MGLEPGRRLIMKFKAGPEHSASHLGSGAEVLSTPSLIAFMERTCKALADSLPKGQTTVGVRVDVYHLRAAPIGAEIEVSATLLSADGRRLTFWVEAFRGNEKIGQGIHERRIIDEEEFLKGLKGS